The window TTATCGATCAAAATAGAATTGAACGGGTTTCGCATGTCCATATCCTCTAAATGGATCATTATATAATAACGTATTTGGTACGTTCTTTAAATCATTCTTTACCAGAAGAACCAATGGGTTTGGACTGGCATAACCGATATACCATTGATTTTTTTGATGCAAGTCAATGATTTTTTCAGCATACTCCAGAGCCACTTCTTTTTTCGTTGCTGATGCAATCTTGTCCCAATGCTCCACCAATGTTGCAATGTCCCCTTCAGGAGCTATACCCTGATCACCATTACTTGCAATATAGGAAGCATATTGCCCAAACAAAGGTGAATTAATGGTAACAGGTACTAAATTATCCGGACGAAGAATTAAATCAAATGAACCTACCTTCTGAGATACACCTTCTAAGCCATTGTTTAATTTTAATTCTTCATATAATGTTTCATCCACTGCTTTTACATTGGTTTTGATACCCACTGCTTCATAATACATTTTTAACAATTCTTCCGCTTGACCTTCTGATTGTTTCGTACTGTGATAAAGGATGAATGTAAAATCAGAACCATCTGCATAGGTTCTAAAACCTGTACTCTCATTCATGGGCAGCCCCATATCATCTAACAATTCATTTGCTCTTGCTACGTCATATGTATTCCATTGATCAGCCCAGCCTTCTCTGTAATACTTTAAGCCTTCTGGAATACTTGCCTGTTGTGGCACAGCAAGTCCATCGGTTATTAATTCCGTTAACTCTGCTCGATCAACAGCTACAGATAACGCTTCTCTAAAACGAATATCTTGGAATACCTTTCGTAACTTTTCATCTTCAACAGTTTGGTTTAATACGATACCGATACTTGTCCAGTCCGATGAACTCCATTTTGTGATGCGGTAATCACCAGCATCTTTGTTTTCCATCAATAAGGTAAACTCCGTGAAATCATAACCACGAATATCAATATTACCAGCAATACCCTCTAAAATAAAGTGATCTTTGCTTTCTACTTTGTCACATACAATACGGTCAATATAAGGTAATTGTTTACCTTCTTCGTCTACTTTAAAATAGTATGGATTTCTTTCAAATACTGTTCTAGAATCATCCGGATCATTTTGAATAATCCAAGGTCTTAAGGTTGGTCGATTCACTTCGATCCAATAATAATAGCCTGTTTGCTTTCCTAAGGTTTTAATGTCTTCATAGCCCAGCTCCTTAGCTTTAGCTAATGCTGTATCTTCTCCAACAATATGAGGGAGCAATTGCTCATGGTAGTGCTTTGGAGCAAATAACCACTTATTATCAATAGCTAACCGCTCTAGGAACATGACACTGGGATACTTGTGAATGACTCTAAATGTATAATCGTCAACTTTTGTCACTTCAGCTAAAGCCTTATCTCCTGTCTCTGGATCAACAGAATAGTAGCAGTTATACACGGATTTTCCAAATGTTTCTTTTAGCACCATTTCATGATAGTAGAAGATAACATCATCTGCTGTAAAAGGTACCCCATCTGACCATTTCATGCCTTCTCTTAAATAAATGGTATAGACTGTAGCATCATCATTCACCTGATAACCTTTTGCTACATTGGGCTCAATACCTGAACCGTCTTGTTTAAATCGAAATAAAGCTTCCTCTGTAATCTTTTCTAAAGTCCACTTGTCTTTTGATCCTCTCCAAGGAAAATGCAAGTCACCACCATATTTTCCAATGGCATCAAAAACAGGCTCAATCATCATATCCGCAGCAACCGGAAGTCTTTCCTCAACTTTTGGTAAGTCACCTGCTGTCACCATATCTGAAAGCATGGGGGCTTCTTGGAGGGTTGCAATATCAGCTCCTGTAATATCAACTGCCTTGGCTTCATCTAATGCTTCTTCCACAGCATCATCACTGGTTGCAGGTACATCTTCCTCTGGTTCGGTATCTTTTGACTGACACCCTGTAAACATGGATAGCATGCATGAAACAGCTATTAATAGTGCTAAAAAACTCTTTTTCATTTTTCTACCTCCCATTTTTGTTGTAAGTGTAATCACCATACTTATTGTGAAGCTTCCTTTCCAGCTCATGAACCAATGTGATTAATTCTTTCGGCTCATGAATGGTATAGTCTGGTTCTTCTTCTTGGCAATTTGGTGCATAAGCATATCTTGGCGACCAATCAAGGAGTATACTTGTTATGCCTAAGTGATTGGCACCTTTTATATCCCTTTTAATATTATTTCCTACCATTAAAATCCTAGAGGTATCTGCATGGGTTAAACCCGCTGCACCCATTGCTGCCAGAAACATACTTGGGTGGGGCTTTTTTTGTTTAATCGTCTCAGAATAAATCATGGATGTAAAATAATCATAGACCCCATTTTGTTGAAGGACATTTTTAAAAGACTGGGCAAGCCCGTCAGCTACTAATACTAACGTATACCCTTCTTCATAGAGGGCTTTAATTGTCTCAACTGCTCCTGGTATGACTTTTGCAGATAGCACAACGTCTTCATGATCTCTTGTTTCTGTTGATTCATCAATAATGGTATCCCCACTATCCATAAAGATGACAAGTTTTTTATTTTTCACGTCAACCAACCTCCAACATTTTTGTGTATACTATACGATATTTAGGTATAACTTAACCTAAATTTAATATATTTTTTACATTCTTTCAATCTAATCACTAATCACTTTCACCAAATACGCCCTTGTTTCCATCATACACCCATCCAATAACAATTACTACTCAATTTTTGCTAATAAATCAGAAATACTATGCATATTTTGTCCTTCCAGGGTGATTAGATTTTCTTTATAGGGTTCTAACAAGGGCGCATGAATATGCATCTTATGGATATTCTTTAACCAAAGAGCTGACATATCGAACAGGTCCCTTTCTTCTGGCCAAGTCACCATGAAATTATCCATATAGAGATGATGAACGCCATCTGCGACACATGCGGTTCTTGCCACACGTGCCTCTTTGCTTTTATTGGAGAATTGTGCACTGGACCAATCTTTGTATAATCGTGCATCCGAAAAGCCTTTATCATAGATCAGGTGGATGTCTCTTAAAAATATATGATTAAGATAAGCACCTTTTTCAGCTGTTAGCATAATCTTACCTTTTGTTCTAGCAATAAAATTGGTGATCTGCACATTGTTAATACTGCCTAATTTTGAATCTTCGTTCCTT is drawn from Vallitalea pronyensis and contains these coding sequences:
- a CDS encoding ABC transporter substrate-binding protein, with the translated sequence MKKSFLALLIAVSCMLSMFTGCQSKDTEPEEDVPATSDDAVEEALDEAKAVDITGADIATLQEAPMLSDMVTAGDLPKVEERLPVAADMMIEPVFDAIGKYGGDLHFPWRGSKDKWTLEKITEEALFRFKQDGSGIEPNVAKGYQVNDDATVYTIYLREGMKWSDGVPFTADDVIFYYHEMVLKETFGKSVYNCYYSVDPETGDKALAEVTKVDDYTFRVIHKYPSVMFLERLAIDNKWLFAPKHYHEQLLPHIVGEDTALAKAKELGYEDIKTLGKQTGYYYWIEVNRPTLRPWIIQNDPDDSRTVFERNPYYFKVDEEGKQLPYIDRIVCDKVESKDHFILEGIAGNIDIRGYDFTEFTLLMENKDAGDYRITKWSSSDWTSIGIVLNQTVEDEKLRKVFQDIRFREALSVAVDRAELTELITDGLAVPQQASIPEGLKYYREGWADQWNTYDVARANELLDDMGLPMNESTGFRTYADGSDFTFILYHSTKQSEGQAEELLKMYYEAVGIKTNVKAVDETLYEELKLNNGLEGVSQKVGSFDLILRPDNLVPVTINSPLFGQYASYIASNGDQGIAPEGDIATLVEHWDKIASATKKEVALEYAEKIIDLHQKNQWYIGYASPNPLVLLVKNDLKNVPNTLLYNDPFRGYGHAKPVQFYFDR
- a CDS encoding HAD family hydrolase, which codes for MKNKKLVIFMDSGDTIIDESTETRDHEDVVLSAKVIPGAVETIKALYEEGYTLVLVADGLAQSFKNVLQQNGVYDYFTSMIYSETIKQKKPHPSMFLAAMGAAGLTHADTSRILMVGNNIKRDIKGANHLGITSILLDWSPRYAYAPNCQEEEPDYTIHEPKELITLVHELERKLHNKYGDYTYNKNGR